The Sulfitobacter donghicola DSW-25 = KCTC 12864 = JCM 14565 genome has a segment encoding these proteins:
- a CDS encoding SDR family NAD(P)-dependent oxidoreductase: MTVVITGAGRGIGASLAAHYRAQGLDVVGTGRSFAADVTLDVTHPSGHREMAQKLEGRAIDLLVCNAGVYLDKGDDIETGYGADLWAQSFATNVTGVFLSVQALLPHLRRAAAPRVAIISSQMGSSERAPGGSYIYRASKAAALNLGRNLATDLKSEGIAVGIYHPGWVQTDMGGGAAEITVDEAVSGLTARFEALSLENTGCFETWDGRPHPY; the protein is encoded by the coding sequence ATGACGGTTGTGATTACAGGGGCAGGGCGCGGAATTGGCGCTAGCCTGGCAGCGCATTACCGTGCGCAGGGCCTTGATGTGGTCGGCACGGGGCGGTCGTTTGCGGCTGATGTTACGCTGGATGTGACCCACCCCAGTGGCCATCGCGAGATGGCCCAAAAGCTGGAGGGGCGGGCCATTGATCTGTTGGTCTGCAACGCGGGTGTCTATCTGGATAAAGGTGATGACATTGAAACGGGCTATGGCGCCGACCTTTGGGCGCAAAGCTTTGCCACGAATGTAACGGGTGTTTTCCTGAGCGTTCAGGCGTTGTTACCGCATTTGCGCCGTGCTGCGGCCCCTCGGGTTGCGATTATCTCATCGCAGATGGGATCGTCCGAACGCGCCCCCGGCGGCAGCTATATTTACCGCGCCTCAAAGGCGGCGGCGCTGAACCTTGGGCGCAATTTGGCGACGGATTTGAAATCCGAAGGAATCGCCGTGGGGATTTATCACCCGGGTTGGGTGCAGACCGACATGGGCGGTGGCGCCGCGGAAATAACTGTGGACGAAGCGGTAAGCGGGCTAACGGCACGATTTGAGGCGCTTTCCCTAGAAAATACCGGTTGTTTCGAGACATGGGACGGGCGGCCGCACCCCTACTGA